The following are encoded together in the Microterricola viridarii genome:
- a CDS encoding nitroreductase family protein: protein MSGALDSPVPPPVLAAAQARRSYSKVTDDAPTTAELERLLAAAGRVADHSALHPWRLIALRGEARVRLGRALAAAAGASGSAAASLEAKPLRAPLLIAVVFSPQPSHKVAEWEQEAVASGVAHLMSLLLHEAGWGVMWRTGPQTRAKKVATMHGLAPTEKLLGWLYVGGVPERAGSSHDKATPLKHRLSTLEG from the coding sequence ATGTCCGGTGCTCTCGACTCCCCTGTGCCGCCCCCGGTGCTGGCTGCGGCGCAGGCCAGGCGTTCCTATTCCAAGGTGACGGATGACGCGCCGACGACCGCCGAGCTGGAGCGGCTGCTCGCCGCGGCCGGCCGCGTCGCCGACCACAGCGCTCTTCACCCCTGGCGCCTGATCGCACTTCGCGGTGAGGCGCGCGTGCGCCTCGGGCGGGCGCTGGCCGCCGCGGCGGGGGCGAGCGGGTCGGCTGCCGCCTCTCTGGAGGCCAAGCCGCTGCGTGCGCCGCTGCTCATCGCCGTGGTGTTCAGTCCGCAGCCCAGCCACAAGGTCGCCGAGTGGGAGCAGGAGGCCGTGGCATCCGGTGTCGCCCACCTGATGAGCTTGTTGTTGCACGAGGCCGGCTGGGGAGTGATGTGGCGCACCGGGCCGCAGACGCGCGCCAAGAAGGTTGCCACGATGCACGGCCTCGCCCCGACCGAGAAGCTGCTCGGCTGGCTCTATGTCGGCGGTGTGCCGGAACGCGCGGGCAGCTCTCACGACAAGGCGACGCCCCTGAAGCACCGGCTCAGCACGCTCGAGGGCTGA
- a CDS encoding DMT family transporter, whose translation MSSPRMPTTTAAADSTTLSASTSGAAQPAAETHRHVPTWLAMLVGAACGALIAVQSRINGELGRRLDDGFTAAAISFGGGLVIMLVVFCFWRPGRTGLVRVAQGLRPNAQGVRVLRPWMVLGGLGGALLVAAQGLTAAVLGVALFTVAIVAGQTISGLVLDRMGIGPGGRQQLTPSRLIGSGLALVAVGWAVSAHFGGEVPIWMLVLPFVAGICVGWQQAVNGRVRAVARSAQTATLINFFVGSVALVLFALVHNGIAGWPSSYPTDPWLYIGGAVGCVFIAVQAALVRVTGVLLLGLATVSGQLVAALAIELAAGGQGVEPSTIAGTALALVAVAVASGGFARRR comes from the coding sequence ATGAGTTCTCCCCGTATGCCAACGACGACGGCAGCGGCCGACAGCACGACCCTCAGCGCCTCGACCAGCGGTGCGGCCCAGCCGGCCGCGGAGACTCATCGGCACGTGCCCACCTGGCTCGCCATGCTCGTCGGGGCGGCGTGCGGTGCGCTGATCGCCGTGCAGTCGCGCATCAACGGCGAGCTGGGCCGGCGCCTCGACGACGGCTTCACGGCCGCCGCGATCTCTTTCGGCGGCGGGCTTGTCATCATGCTGGTGGTCTTCTGCTTCTGGCGCCCCGGCCGCACCGGACTCGTGCGTGTGGCGCAGGGCCTGCGCCCGAACGCGCAGGGCGTGCGTGTGCTGCGCCCGTGGATGGTGCTCGGCGGCCTCGGCGGCGCCCTTCTCGTCGCCGCGCAGGGGCTGACAGCCGCCGTGCTCGGCGTCGCGCTGTTCACGGTCGCCATCGTCGCCGGGCAGACCATCAGCGGCCTCGTGCTGGACCGGATGGGGATTGGCCCCGGCGGTCGGCAACAACTCACGCCGAGCCGCCTGATCGGCTCCGGCCTGGCCCTCGTCGCGGTCGGCTGGGCGGTCTCTGCCCACTTCGGCGGCGAGGTGCCGATCTGGATGCTCGTGCTGCCCTTCGTCGCAGGCATCTGCGTCGGTTGGCAGCAGGCGGTCAACGGCCGGGTGCGGGCCGTGGCCCGCAGCGCGCAGACCGCGACGCTGATCAATTTCTTCGTCGGCAGCGTCGCGCTCGTGCTGTTCGCGCTGGTGCACAACGGGATTGCCGGCTGGCCGAGCAGCTATCCCACCGACCCGTGGCTCTACATCGGCGGGGCGGTCGGCTGCGTCTTCATCGCGGTGCAGGCGGCGCTGGTGCGGGTGACCGGTGTGTTGCTGCTTGGCCTGGCCACCGTCTCCGGCCAGCTCGTGGCCGCGCTGGCCATCGAGCTCGCGGCGGGCGGGCAGGGCGTCGAACCCTCGACGATCGCCGGCACCGCCCTCGCCCTCGTCGCCGTGGCCGTTGCCAGCGGGGGATTCGCCCGCCGCCGCTGA
- a CDS encoding DMT family transporter produces MTSDRMPAPTPSESAQQGAARPRVHFPMWLAILVATAGGALLAVQSRINGALGQSLDDGYTAAAISFGSGLVILLIVLCFWKPGRVGLGRVARALRPNAQGERELQPWMLLGGVAGAFFVASQGLTAAVLGVALFTVAIVAGQTISGMVLDRVGLAPGGRRPLTADRVIGSVMALAAVTWAVSAQLAGAVPLWMLIMPFIAGALAAWQQAVNGRVRAVSESAQSATLINFIVGSAVLIVIVLVRNSLVGWPAEFPTEPWLYIGGAIGCLLIAVQTVLVKVTGVLLLGLATVSGQLVAALLLDLFTPGQAVAFSTIAGTLIALAAVVVASGWLTARRRPASA; encoded by the coding sequence GTGACTTCAGATCGGATGCCAGCGCCCACCCCCTCCGAGTCGGCCCAGCAGGGTGCGGCGCGGCCCCGGGTGCACTTCCCGATGTGGTTGGCGATCCTTGTCGCAACGGCAGGTGGCGCCTTGCTCGCCGTGCAGTCGCGCATCAACGGCGCGCTCGGCCAGAGCCTGGACGACGGCTACACGGCCGCGGCGATCTCGTTCGGCTCCGGGCTCGTGATCCTGCTGATCGTGCTCTGCTTCTGGAAGCCGGGTCGGGTCGGGCTTGGCCGGGTGGCCAGGGCGCTGCGCCCGAACGCGCAGGGCGAGCGCGAACTGCAGCCGTGGATGCTGCTCGGCGGAGTCGCCGGCGCGTTCTTCGTGGCATCGCAGGGGCTCACCGCGGCCGTGCTCGGCGTCGCCCTGTTCACCGTGGCCATCGTGGCCGGGCAGACGATCAGCGGAATGGTCCTCGACCGCGTCGGGCTGGCTCCGGGCGGGCGCAGGCCTCTCACGGCCGACCGCGTGATCGGCTCGGTGATGGCGCTCGCCGCCGTCACTTGGGCGGTGTCGGCCCAGCTGGCCGGCGCGGTGCCGCTCTGGATGCTGATCATGCCGTTCATCGCTGGTGCCCTCGCCGCCTGGCAGCAGGCCGTCAACGGCCGCGTGCGCGCCGTGTCAGAGAGCGCACAGAGCGCGACGCTGATCAACTTCATCGTGGGCAGCGCCGTGCTGATCGTGATCGTGCTGGTGCGCAACTCGCTGGTCGGCTGGCCCGCCGAGTTCCCCACCGAACCCTGGCTCTACATCGGTGGCGCGATCGGCTGCCTGCTGATCGCCGTGCAGACCGTGCTCGTGAAGGTGACCGGCGTGCTCCTGCTCGGGCTGGCGACGGTGTCCGGACAACTCGTCGCCGCGCTGCTGCTTGACCTGTTCACGCCGGGGCAAGCCGTCGCGTTCTCCACGATCGCCGGCACCCTGATCGCGCTCGCCGCGGTCGTGGTGGCAAGCGGCTGGCTCACCGCGCGGCGCCGGCCGGCATCCGCGTAG
- a CDS encoding DsbA family protein, protein MTFGASPEPRPSKNQRREAARQKARELREQQKKKDRRNKMMLQGGIVLGVIAVVAVVSLVVVNSFRPEGPGPKNMASDGILIGEGLVAAETPALAAGATPIPSKPDETGSVANIRVWVDYLCPYCGDFERTNGAQIEGWVDSGAATLEVFPIATLISRSAGTKYSLRAANAAGCVANYSPNDFLAFNTAMFADQPEENTAALNNSEIKQRVKDAGVANTSQINKCIDDETFKSWVLDATDRATTGPLPNTELPKVKGTPTVLVNGKQYAGSLEDPKEFAAFVQQATGETYSTATPTPTPAPAG, encoded by the coding sequence ATGACCTTCGGCGCATCCCCCGAGCCCCGGCCCTCGAAGAACCAGCGTCGTGAAGCCGCGCGGCAAAAAGCCCGCGAGCTGCGCGAACAGCAGAAGAAGAAGGACCGACGCAACAAGATGATGCTGCAGGGCGGCATCGTCCTCGGTGTCATCGCCGTTGTCGCCGTCGTCTCGCTCGTCGTGGTCAACAGCTTCCGTCCGGAGGGCCCCGGCCCGAAGAACATGGCCAGCGACGGCATCCTCATCGGTGAGGGCCTCGTCGCTGCCGAGACTCCCGCCCTGGCTGCCGGCGCCACCCCCATCCCGTCGAAGCCTGACGAGACCGGTTCGGTCGCCAACATTCGGGTCTGGGTCGACTACCTCTGCCCCTACTGCGGCGACTTTGAGCGCACCAATGGTGCTCAGATCGAAGGCTGGGTCGACTCGGGTGCTGCCACCCTGGAGGTCTTCCCGATTGCCACGCTGATCAGCAGGTCTGCCGGCACCAAGTATTCGCTGCGCGCTGCGAACGCCGCCGGCTGCGTCGCGAACTACTCGCCGAACGATTTCCTCGCCTTCAACACGGCCATGTTCGCCGACCAGCCGGAGGAGAACACCGCCGCGCTGAACAACTCGGAGATCAAGCAGCGCGTCAAGGATGCCGGCGTCGCCAACACCAGCCAGATCAACAAGTGCATCGACGACGAGACGTTCAAGTCGTGGGTGCTCGACGCCACCGACCGCGCCACGACCGGCCCGCTGCCCAACACCGAGCTGCCCAAGGTCAAGGGAACGCCGACGGTTCTGGTCAACGGCAAGCAGTACGCCGGATCGCTGGAAGACCCGAAGGAATTCGCCGCATTCGTGCAGCAGGCAACGGGTGAGACCTACTCGACCGCCACGCCGACTCCGACGCCCGCCCCGGCCGGCTAG
- a CDS encoding ABC transporter ATP-binding protein, with protein sequence MASVTFDKATRIYPGGTRPAVDALDLQVADGEFLVLVGPSGCGKSTSLRMLAGLEEVNGGDIFIGDRNVTDVPPKDRDIAMVFQNYALYPHMTVAENMGFALKIAGVNKDERAARVLEAAKLLDLEQYLSRKPKALSGGQRQRVAMGRAIVRQPQVFLMDEPLSNLDAKLRVQTRTQIASLQRRLGVTTVYVTHDQTEALTMGDRIAVLKDGLLQQVGTPRELYASPNNVFVAGFIGSPAMNLFNTDIADGGVKFGSALVGVERQALDSATGSSVTIGVRPEDILVSTTPGQGLEVDVDLVEELGADGYLYGHSTVNGKRTDVVARVDGRSHPNAGEKVWLMPTPDHVHVFDAESGERLLNKAIVS encoded by the coding sequence ATGGCATCAGTAACTTTCGACAAGGCAACGCGGATTTACCCCGGTGGTACCCGCCCGGCCGTCGATGCTCTCGACCTGCAGGTCGCTGACGGCGAGTTCCTCGTCCTCGTCGGCCCCTCCGGCTGCGGCAAGTCCACCTCGCTGCGCATGCTCGCCGGCCTCGAAGAGGTCAACGGCGGCGACATCTTCATCGGCGACCGCAACGTCACCGACGTTCCGCCGAAGGACCGCGACATCGCCATGGTCTTCCAGAACTACGCGCTGTACCCGCACATGACCGTTGCAGAGAACATGGGCTTCGCCCTGAAGATCGCCGGCGTCAACAAGGACGAGCGCGCCGCCCGCGTCCTCGAGGCAGCCAAGCTCCTCGACCTCGAGCAGTACCTCAGCCGCAAGCCGAAGGCCCTCTCGGGTGGCCAGCGTCAGCGCGTTGCCATGGGTCGCGCCATCGTGCGCCAGCCCCAGGTCTTCCTCATGGATGAGCCGCTGTCGAACCTCGACGCCAAGCTGCGCGTGCAGACCCGTACCCAGATCGCGTCGCTGCAGCGTCGTCTCGGTGTCACCACCGTCTACGTCACGCACGACCAGACCGAGGCGCTCACCATGGGTGACCGCATCGCCGTGCTGAAGGACGGCCTGCTCCAGCAGGTCGGAACCCCGCGCGAGCTGTACGCGTCCCCGAACAACGTCTTCGTCGCCGGCTTCATCGGCAGCCCCGCCATGAACCTGTTCAACACCGACATCGCCGACGGCGGCGTCAAGTTCGGCAGTGCCCTCGTGGGCGTCGAGCGCCAGGCACTCGACTCCGCCACCGGCTCGTCCGTGACCATCGGTGTGCGCCCCGAGGACATCCTCGTCTCGACCACGCCCGGCCAGGGCCTCGAGGTTGACGTCGACCTCGTCGAGGAGCTCGGCGCTGACGGCTACCTCTACGGTCACTCCACCGTCAACGGCAAGCGCACGGACGTGGTCGCCCGCGTCGACGGCCGCTCGCACCCGAACGCCGGCGAGAAGGTCTGGCTGATGCCGACCCCCGACCACGTGCACGTGTTCGACGCCGAGTCGGGCGAGCGCCTCCTCAACAAGGCGATCGTCTCCTAA
- a CDS encoding DUF4032 domain-containing protein: protein MSGSLNITSAMADPALLDLPWHLPLDAWPNENIASLPKGISRHLVRFAHLGGHVVAIKETTAEMAKGEYEMLRTLQRMEIPCVEPVAVITNRSDGEGEMLKPVLVTRHLKFSMPYRALFSQTLRPDTATRLVDALAVLLVRLHIAGFFWGDVSLSNTLFRRDAGAFAAYLVDAETGQLYTGGLSNGQRENDLEIARVNIAGELMDLEAGGRVADELDPIRISNGIVDAYRKLWKELTGSESFHSSERWRISERVDRLNALGFDIEELAIKTDETGTTVRIQPKVVDAGHHQRRLLRLTGLDAEENQARRLLNDLDSYRASYGKTEFDEEMVAHEWLMRVFEPVVRAIPLDLKGKLEPAEVFHQLLEHRWFMAQRQGHDIPLAEALSSYINDVLRHRRDEATMIAPDTGLITMAIGTVPADDDDEDTDWRLKV, encoded by the coding sequence ATGAGTGGTTCCCTCAACATCACCTCGGCGATGGCCGATCCCGCCCTGCTCGACCTGCCGTGGCACCTGCCGCTGGACGCCTGGCCGAACGAGAACATTGCGTCACTGCCGAAGGGCATCTCGCGCCACCTGGTGCGTTTCGCGCACCTGGGCGGGCACGTCGTCGCCATCAAGGAGACGACGGCCGAGATGGCCAAGGGCGAGTACGAGATGCTGCGCACGCTGCAGCGGATGGAGATCCCCTGCGTCGAGCCCGTCGCCGTGATCACCAACCGCAGCGACGGTGAGGGCGAGATGCTCAAGCCGGTGTTGGTGACCCGCCACCTCAAGTTCTCGATGCCCTACCGGGCGTTGTTCTCGCAGACGCTGCGGCCAGACACCGCGACCCGCTTGGTCGACGCCCTCGCCGTGCTGCTGGTGCGGCTGCACATCGCCGGCTTCTTCTGGGGCGATGTCTCGCTCTCCAACACGTTGTTCCGCCGCGACGCCGGCGCCTTCGCCGCCTACCTGGTGGACGCCGAGACCGGCCAGCTCTACACCGGCGGCCTCTCCAACGGCCAGCGCGAGAACGACCTCGAGATCGCCAGGGTCAACATCGCCGGCGAGCTGATGGACCTGGAGGCCGGCGGCCGCGTGGCTGACGAGCTGGACCCGATCCGCATCTCCAACGGCATCGTCGACGCCTACCGCAAGCTCTGGAAGGAGCTGACCGGCTCCGAGTCGTTCCACTCCTCGGAGCGCTGGCGCATCAGCGAGCGTGTCGACCGGCTGAACGCGCTCGGCTTCGACATCGAGGAGCTGGCCATCAAGACGGACGAGACGGGCACCACGGTGCGCATCCAGCCCAAGGTGGTGGATGCCGGCCACCACCAGCGCCGCCTGCTGCGCCTGACCGGTCTCGACGCCGAGGAGAACCAGGCCCGCCGACTGCTGAACGACCTGGACTCCTACCGCGCCAGCTACGGCAAGACCGAGTTCGACGAGGAGATGGTCGCACACGAGTGGCTGATGCGCGTCTTCGAGCCCGTCGTGCGGGCGATCCCGCTCGATCTCAAGGGCAAGCTGGAACCGGCCGAGGTGTTCCACCAGCTGCTCGAGCACCGCTGGTTCATGGCCCAGCGGCAGGGCCACGACATCCCGCTGGCCGAGGCGCTCAGCTCTTACATCAACGACGTGCTGCGGCACCGCCGCGACGAGGCGACGATGATCGCGCCCGACACCGGCCTCATCACCATGGCGATCGGCACCGTGCCCGCCGATGACGACGACGAAGACACCGACTGGCGCCTCAAGGTCTAG
- the rlmB gene encoding 23S rRNA (guanosine(2251)-2'-O)-methyltransferase RlmB produces the protein MKNTTGKPRAGAVRKGARGPQVGSGGQGRQALEGKKPTPKAEDRPYHPAGKRKAANERYEAASGGKRRVAGPRDAGRPDGAPRNVSVSARPAGGRRQKSADETEIVTGRNSVVEALRAKIPASTLYVATRVEMDDRVKEALKLATANGIPILEVMRPELDRLAGRDSVHQGLALKVPPYEYAHPTELLEQIIARGETPLLVALDGITDPRNLGAIIRSTAAFGGQGVIVPQRRSVGLTASAWKTSAGAAARTPVAMATNLTQTLKAYKAAGVFVLGLDGGGDVSLPGLELADRPVVVVVGSEGKGLSRLVTETCDAVVSIPISAATESLNAGIAASVTLYEISRLRALKK, from the coding sequence ATGAAGAACACAACTGGAAAGCCCCGCGCCGGCGCCGTCCGAAAGGGCGCCCGCGGACCGCAGGTAGGCTCCGGCGGCCAGGGCCGTCAGGCGCTGGAGGGCAAGAAGCCCACCCCCAAGGCCGAAGACCGTCCGTACCACCCCGCCGGCAAGCGCAAGGCGGCCAACGAGCGCTACGAGGCGGCCAGCGGCGGCAAGCGTCGCGTCGCGGGCCCCCGCGACGCCGGTCGCCCCGACGGCGCCCCGCGCAACGTCTCCGTGTCTGCCCGCCCGGCCGGCGGACGCCGCCAGAAGTCGGCAGACGAGACCGAGATCGTCACCGGCCGCAACTCGGTGGTCGAGGCGCTGCGCGCCAAGATCCCCGCCAGCACGCTGTACGTCGCGACCCGCGTCGAGATGGACGACCGTGTCAAGGAGGCCCTCAAGCTGGCCACCGCCAACGGCATCCCGATCCTCGAGGTCATGCGCCCAGAGCTGGACCGCCTCGCCGGCCGCGACAGCGTGCACCAGGGCCTCGCGCTCAAGGTGCCGCCGTACGAGTACGCGCACCCGACCGAGCTGCTGGAGCAGATCATCGCCCGCGGCGAGACCCCGCTGCTCGTCGCGCTGGACGGCATCACCGACCCGCGCAACCTCGGCGCCATCATCCGCTCCACTGCTGCCTTCGGTGGCCAGGGCGTCATCGTGCCGCAGCGTCGCTCGGTTGGCCTGACCGCCTCGGCGTGGAAGACCTCGGCCGGTGCCGCAGCCCGCACGCCCGTCGCCATGGCCACGAACCTCACGCAGACCCTCAAGGCGTACAAGGCCGCCGGTGTCTTCGTGCTCGGCCTGGACGGCGGCGGCGATGTCTCGCTGCCCGGCCTCGAGCTGGCCGACCGCCCGGTCGTCGTCGTTGTCGGCAGCGAGGGCAAGGGCCTGTCCCGTCTCGTCACCGAGACCTGCGACGCCGTCGTGTCGATCCCGATCAGCGCCGCGACCGAGTCGCTGAACGCCGGCATCGCCGCATCCGTCACCCTGTACGAGATCTCCCGCCTGCGCGCTCTCAAGAAGTAG
- the cysS gene encoding cysteine--tRNA ligase, with translation MTVRLYDSQAQALRDFTPITPGQVGMYVCGPTVQSSPHIGHLRSALVYDLLRRWLHYRGFAVTFVRNVTDIDDKVLANASEHEPWWALAYRVELEFTAGYNRLGILPPTYEPRATASIMQMQAIIASLIERGHAYPAADDSHDVYFDTASWPAYGALTRQNRDNMEAAVDADPRGKRDPRDFALWKGQKAGEPASANWDSPWGPGRPGWHIECSAMAERYLGAQFDIHGGGLDLRFPHHENELAQSRAAGHGFANYWVHNGLVNTGGQKMSKSLGNSVYAAELFEQARPLVLRYYLAAAHYRSTIDYSAGSLPEAEAALERIESFLSRVDRRLAGTRFTGVALGQVPDAFASALDDDLAVPQALAVLHETVRAGNAALDAEDLQTAASARAEVVAMTEVLGINPLSPEWASNEDTAARAALEALVTRLIDDRATARDNKDYAAADRIRAELTAAGITLEDTQTGAHWSLES, from the coding sequence GTGACAGTGCGACTTTACGACTCCCAGGCCCAGGCCCTGCGCGACTTCACCCCCATCACACCGGGTCAGGTCGGCATGTACGTCTGTGGACCCACGGTGCAGTCCAGCCCGCACATCGGCCACCTGCGCAGCGCCCTCGTCTATGACCTGCTGCGCCGCTGGCTGCACTACCGCGGCTTCGCCGTCACCTTCGTGCGCAACGTCACCGACATTGACGACAAGGTGCTCGCCAACGCGAGCGAGCACGAGCCGTGGTGGGCGCTGGCCTACCGCGTCGAGCTCGAGTTCACGGCCGGTTACAACCGGCTCGGCATCCTGCCCCCGACCTACGAGCCGCGCGCGACCGCGAGCATCATGCAGATGCAGGCGATCATCGCCTCGCTGATCGAGCGCGGGCACGCCTACCCAGCGGCCGATGACAGCCACGACGTCTACTTCGACACGGCCAGCTGGCCCGCTTATGGCGCGCTGACCCGGCAGAACCGCGACAACATGGAGGCGGCGGTCGACGCCGACCCGCGCGGCAAGCGCGACCCCCGCGACTTCGCCCTCTGGAAGGGGCAGAAGGCCGGCGAGCCCGCCTCGGCCAACTGGGACAGCCCGTGGGGCCCGGGCCGCCCCGGCTGGCACATCGAGTGCTCTGCGATGGCCGAGCGCTACCTCGGCGCCCAGTTCGACATTCACGGCGGCGGCCTCGACCTGCGCTTCCCGCACCACGAGAACGAGCTGGCCCAGTCGCGCGCGGCCGGCCACGGCTTCGCCAACTACTGGGTGCACAACGGCCTGGTCAACACCGGCGGCCAGAAGATGTCCAAGTCGCTCGGCAACTCGGTCTACGCGGCCGAGTTGTTCGAGCAGGCGCGGCCGCTCGTGCTGCGCTACTACCTGGCGGCGGCGCACTACCGCTCCACCATCGACTACTCGGCCGGTTCGCTGCCGGAGGCCGAGGCGGCACTTGAGCGCATCGAGAGCTTCCTCTCCCGGGTCGACCGGCGCCTGGCCGGCACCCGGTTCACCGGGGTCGCGCTCGGACAGGTTCCGGATGCCTTCGCCAGCGCGCTCGACGATGACCTCGCCGTGCCGCAGGCGCTCGCCGTGCTGCACGAGACCGTGCGGGCCGGCAACGCCGCGCTCGACGCCGAAGACCTGCAGACCGCGGCATCCGCCCGGGCCGAGGTCGTCGCGATGACCGAGGTTCTCGGCATCAACCCGCTCTCGCCGGAGTGGGCGTCGAACGAGGACACCGCGGCCCGTGCCGCCCTCGAGGCGCTCGTCACCCGGCTGATCGACGATCGCGCCACCGCGCGTGACAACAAAGACTATGCGGCAGCAGACCGTATCCGCGCCGAACTGACGGCGGCGGGAATCACCCTCGAAGACACCCAGACGGGTGCACATTGGAGTCTGGAATCATGA
- a CDS encoding bifunctional 2-C-methyl-D-erythritol 4-phosphate cytidylyltransferase/2-C-methyl-D-erythritol 2,4-cyclodiphosphate synthase has product MDFSGDSVDVAVIVVAAGSGTRLGRPEPKAFAPLAGRPMLSHALDGIFTLAEPVQLIVVAPDAELQSARAIVTASAGPAIGYTSVVAGGATRQLSVAAGLAAVAPGVTVVLVHDAARALTPAAQFEAVIAAVRATGSGVIPALPVVDTIKRVDAAGTVQETVDRAELAAVQTPQGFVRSELDEAYADPAADFTDDAALLAAFGHPVGTVAGDELAFKITTPWDLARAERLLAAPAAAASAPRVGTGMDVHAFAPGSADAADAGPELWIAGLYWPGQRGLSGHSDGDVAVHAVCDALLAAAGLGDIGGIFGTDDPRLAGAHGEVFLRETKRLVEQAGFAIGNVSVQILGNRPKLSPRRVEAEALLTGILNAPVSIAATTTDGLGFTGRGEGVAAIATALLVPSAALGEGV; this is encoded by the coding sequence ATGGACTTCTCGGGTGACAGTGTCGACGTTGCGGTGATCGTGGTGGCCGCCGGCAGCGGCACCCGGCTCGGCCGGCCGGAGCCCAAGGCCTTCGCCCCGCTGGCCGGGCGCCCGATGCTCTCACATGCCCTCGACGGCATCTTCACGCTGGCCGAGCCGGTGCAGCTGATCGTGGTGGCCCCCGATGCCGAGCTGCAGAGCGCCAGGGCGATCGTGACTGCATCCGCCGGCCCCGCCATCGGCTACACCAGCGTCGTGGCTGGGGGAGCTACCCGGCAGCTCTCTGTCGCGGCCGGGCTGGCCGCCGTCGCGCCCGGCGTCACCGTCGTGCTGGTGCACGACGCAGCCCGCGCGCTCACCCCCGCCGCCCAGTTCGAGGCGGTGATCGCGGCCGTGCGCGCAACGGGTTCCGGCGTGATCCCGGCGCTGCCCGTCGTGGACACCATCAAGCGCGTCGATGCCGCCGGCACCGTGCAGGAGACCGTTGACCGCGCGGAGCTCGCCGCCGTGCAGACCCCGCAGGGCTTCGTGCGCTCCGAGCTCGATGAGGCATATGCCGACCCGGCCGCCGACTTCACCGACGACGCCGCCCTGCTGGCCGCGTTCGGGCACCCCGTCGGCACGGTCGCCGGCGACGAACTGGCGTTCAAGATCACCACGCCGTGGGACCTCGCCCGCGCGGAGCGGCTGCTTGCCGCCCCGGCCGCAGCCGCGTCTGCCCCGCGCGTCGGCACCGGCATGGACGTGCACGCCTTCGCACCCGGGAGCGCCGATGCGGCGGATGCCGGCCCCGAGCTGTGGATCGCCGGCCTGTACTGGCCCGGCCAGCGCGGCCTCTCCGGCCACAGCGACGGCGACGTCGCCGTGCACGCCGTCTGCGACGCGCTGCTGGCGGCCGCCGGACTCGGCGACATCGGCGGCATCTTCGGCACCGACGACCCGCGCCTGGCCGGCGCCCACGGCGAGGTGTTCCTGCGTGAGACCAAGCGCCTCGTCGAGCAGGCCGGCTTCGCCATCGGCAACGTCTCGGTGCAGATCCTCGGCAACCGGCCGAAGCTCTCACCCCGGCGAGTCGAGGCAGAGGCGCTGCTCACCGGCATCCTGAACGCCCCCGTCAGCATCGCCGCAACGACGACCGACGGGCTCGGCTTCACCGGTCGCGGCGAGGGCGTGGCCGCGATCGCGACCGCCCTCCTGGTGCCGAGCGCAGCTCTCGGCGAGGGCGTCTGA
- a CDS encoding CarD family transcriptional regulator: MLFEVGETVVYPHHGAATIIEIKTRVIKGEEKLYLKLNVTQGDLTIEVPAENVDLVGVRDVIGREGLDKVFEVLRAPFTEEPTNWSRRYKANLEKLASGDVIKVSEVVRDLWRRDQDRGLSAGEKRMLAKARQILISELALAEKTDEEKASNVLDEVLAS, translated from the coding sequence ATGCTTTTTGAGGTTGGCGAAACCGTCGTTTACCCGCACCACGGTGCTGCAACGATCATCGAAATCAAGACCCGTGTCATCAAGGGTGAAGAGAAGCTCTACCTCAAGCTCAACGTCACCCAGGGTGACTTGACCATTGAGGTCCCCGCTGAGAACGTCGACCTGGTCGGCGTTCGCGACGTTATTGGCCGTGAGGGCCTCGACAAGGTGTTCGAGGTGCTGCGCGCACCCTTCACCGAGGAGCCCACTAACTGGTCGCGTCGTTACAAGGCGAACCTGGAGAAGCTGGCATCCGGTGATGTCATCAAGGTGTCCGAGGTCGTCCGCGACCTGTGGCGCCGCGACCAGGACCGCGGCCTCTCCGCCGGCGAGAAGCGCATGCTCGCCAAGGCCCGTCAGATTCTGATCTCGGAGCTTGCTCTGGCTGAGAAGACCGACGAGGAGAAGGCTTCCAACGTGCTCGACGAGGTGCTGGCCTCCTAG